A genomic window from Triticum urartu cultivar G1812 chromosome 7, Tu2.1, whole genome shotgun sequence includes:
- the LOC125520538 gene encoding uncharacterized protein LOC125520538: MPAAAAMRSGVGADGVLLAHQSCVWTKHDTTSVLNAVIMPARAQIPLPHELPLDAPPPTLRPRLRPCPRPLPSPLLPRRKEKRRDAGRSNHQIEWRPDPSATVAQGSRASDDAAVPVCQGPSRRCFCSAMAMELPPNPRSWTGRGRLLFQGKKDSVLLTRMESITSYKNQHGQPTSGCHEHGRDAFTADSIAMSRAISLAPDMWVVRVVF, encoded by the exons ATGCCGGCGGCGGCAGCGATGCGGTCTGGCGTCGGCGCCGACGGAGTTCTCCTTGCCCATCAATCTTGTGTCTGGACCAAGCACGACACCACCTCGGTGTTGAACGCCGTGATAATGCCTGCTCGGGCTCAAATCCCCCTCCCCCACGAGCTCCCCCTCGACGCGCCGCCACCCACGCTCAGACCTCGCCTCCGCCCATGCCCCcgccctctcccctcccctctcctcccccgaagaaaagagaagagaagagacgCAGGGAGATCGAACCACCAGATCGAGTGGCGGCCAGATCCATCTGCCACGGTCGCCCAGGGCTCGCGCGCCTCCGACGACGCGGCCGTGCCCGTGTGTCAAGGGCCTAGTCGGAGATGCTTCTGCTCCGCCATGGCCATGGAGCTTCCTCCCAATCCAAGGTCTTGGACTGGACGGGGACGGCTGCTCTTCCAAG GAAAGAAAGACTCTGTTCTCTTAACAAGGATGGAAAGTATAACATCATACAAAAACCAACATGGACAACCCACATCTG GATGTCATGAGCATGGGCGTGATGCCTTCACTGCTGACTCCATTGCAATGTCCCGTGCAATATCTCTTGCCCCTGATATGTGGGTCGTGAGGGTTGTTTTTTAA